One Nicotiana sylvestris chromosome 12, ASM39365v2, whole genome shotgun sequence genomic window carries:
- the LOC104242232 gene encoding zinc finger A20 and AN1 domain-containing stress-associated protein 8-like — translation MESSKETGCQAPEGPILCINNCGFFGSAATMNMCSKCHKDMVLKQEQAKFAATSIENIVNGSSSSNDKEPIVTGAINVQPESAELKVISTEASSDLSSGQSSEVKPKVGPTRCTTCHKRVGLTGFNCKCGNLFCAAHRYSDKHGCPFDYKNAGRDAIAKANPVVVAEKLNKI, via the coding sequence ATGGAATCTTCCAAAGAGACAGGCTGCCAAGCTCCAGAAGGCCCCATCCTTTGCATCAACAACTGTGGATTCTTTGGTAGTGCGGCCACCATGAATATGTGCTCCAAGTGTCACAAGGACATGGTACTGAAGCAGGAACAGGCTAAATTTGCAGCTACATCAATCGAAAACATTGTAAATGGAAGCTCAAGCAGTAATGACAAAGAGCCTATTGTCACTGGTGCGATCAATGTGCAACCGGAATCAGCAGAATTAAAGGTTATCTCTACAGAAGCATCTTCAGATTTATCCTCAGGTCAGAGTTCAGAGGTGAAGCCAAAAGTGGGCCCAACTAGGTGCACTACTTGCCACAAGCGTGTGGGCTTAACAGGGTTCAATTGCAAGTGTGGAAATCTTTTCTGTGCAGCTCATCGTTATTCAGACAAGCACGGGTGCCCATTTGATTATAAGAATGCTGGTCGGGATGCTATTGCTAAAGCAAATCCTGTTGTTGTAGCAGAAAAGCTAAACAAGATCTAG